One genomic segment of Gossypium arboreum isolate Shixiya-1 chromosome 3, ASM2569848v2, whole genome shotgun sequence includes these proteins:
- the LOC108472914 gene encoding protein NRT1/ PTR FAMILY 4.6-like, producing MEGGYQDNRWEGYVDWRGRPALRGQHGCMVAASFVLVVEVLENLAYLANSSNLVLYLSKHMHLSPSKSANYVTNFMGTAFLLALLGGFLSDTFFTTFHIYLISALIQFLGSVILAMQARTASLKPRECSPSTPSIPCHEVGGGKAVMLFTGLYLVALGVGGIKGSLPTHGAEQFDANTPQGRKQRSTFFNYFVFCLSFGALIAVTFVVWVEDNMGWKWGFSISTIAVLLSIAIFLAGSAVYRNKIPFGSPLTTIGKVLIAAMLNSCMSKNPKNAIANLTTSPSYRTETSKEGDHQIPTESLKVLNRAAVNKPAYPALECSVQQVEEVKIVLKIFPIFACTIVLNCCLAQLSTFSVEQAATMNTKLGSLKIPPASLPVFPVVFIMILAPLYDHFIIPFARRVTKTEMGITHLQRIGIGLFLSMVAMAVAALVEIKRKRVATYSGLLDSTNPLPITFLWIALQYLFLGSADLFTLAGLLEFFFTEAPSSMRSLATSLSWTSLAMGYYLSSVIVSIVNNVSENSGHKPWLSGHTINGYHLERFYWLMCVLSALNFMHYLLWAMRYKYRSAGSSK from the exons ATG GAAGGAGGATACCAGGATAATAGATGGGAAGGGTATGTGGATTGGAGGGGCAGACCTGCTTTAAGGGGCCAACATGGTTGCATGGTGGCTGCCTCCTTTGTCTTGG TTGTGGAAGTGCTGGAGAACCTGGCCTACTTGGCAAATAGTAGCAACCTGGTGCTGTATCTGTCAAAGCACATGCACTTATCTCCATCAAAATCGGCAAACTATGTCACCAATTTCATGGGGACAGCCTTCCTTCTGGCTCTGCTTGGGGGCTTCTTATCCGACACTTTCTTCACTACTTTTCACATCTACCTCATAAGCGCACTCATCCAATTCCTG GGGTCGGTCATTCTTGCAATGCAAGCTCGGACTGCTTCCCTAAAGCCACGAGAATGTAGTCCATCAACCCCCTCCATTCCATGCCATGAAGTTGGAGGTGGGAAAGCAGTAATGCTGTTCACTGGCCTCTATCTTGTGGCGCTTGGTGTTGGAGGGATAAAGGGTTCCTTACCAACACATGGCGCTGAGCAGTTTGATGCCAACACCCCACAGGGAAGGAAGCAAAGATCCACCTTCTTCAACTACTTTGTATTCTGTCTCTCATTCGGTGCACTCATAGCCGTCACATTTGTTGTGTGGGTTGAAGATAATATGGGATGGAAGTGGGGTTTTTCCATCTCTACAATTGCAGTATTGTTGTCAATCGCAATCTTCCTTGCTGGTTCGGCTGTTTACAGGAACAAAATACCCTTTGGCAGCCCTCTTACAACCATTGGCAAG GTTTTGATTGCTGCTATGCTGAACAGTTGCATGAGCAAAAATCCAAAAAATGCCATTGCGAACCTGACAACGAGCCCTTCTTATCGAACTGAAACCAGCAAGGAAGGAGACCACCAAATCCCAACTGAAAGCCTCAAAGTCCTAAACAGAGCAGCGGTGAACAAGCCAGCTTACCCAGCACTTGAATGCTCAGTGCAGCAAGTAGAGGAAGTCAAGATCGTGCTTAAAATCTTTCCCATATTTGCTTGCACCATTGTTCTCAATTGCTGCCTAGCTCAGCTCTCAACTTTTTCAGTTGAGCAGGCAGCAACCATGAACACTAAGCTTGGTTCATTGAAAATTCCTCCAGCTTCCCTACCAGTCTTTCCCGTGGTCTTCATCATGATCCTAGCCCCGCTTTACGATCACTTCATTATCCCATTTGCTCGGAGAGTAACTAAAACTGAGATGGGCATCACTCATTTGCAACGAATTGGGATTGGTTTATTTCTTTCCATGGTAGCCATGGCAGTGGCAGCTCTTGTCGAAATTAAACGAAAAAGAGTAGCAACTTACTCTGGCCTACTTGACTCAACCAATCCATTACCCATTACATTTTTGTGGATTGCTTTACAGTACTTGTTCCTGGGATCAGCTGATCTTTTCACCTTGGCGGGGTTACTAGAATTTTTCTTCACCGAGGCGCCCTCAAGCATGAGATCCTTGGCTACATCTCTTTCTTGGACTTCCTTGGCAATGGGGTATTATTTAAGCTCGGTAATTGTATCAATAGTGAACAATGTGAGTGAGAACTCAGGGCACAAGCCGTGGCTGTCAGGGCATACAATAAATGGATATCATCTGGAGAGATTCTACTGGCTTATGTGTGTGCTTAGCGCCTTGAATTTCATGCATTACCTTCTCTGGGCCATGCGCTATAAATACAGATCAGCAGGCAGTAGCAAGTAA